In Candidatus Thermoplasmatota archaeon, a genomic segment contains:
- a CDS encoding 50S ribosomal protein L10 encodes MAHVAKWKKDEVKSLVDMLRANPVIGVAQVDGIPSAQMQTMRKNLRADATIKIAKSTLLRIALKELEKERPGAAKLADAMNGSTALIATKMNPFKLYKRLEQSKTKAPARGGETAPSDIAVEKGETQFKPGPIVGDLQKAGIPAKIDNGKVVISANKVLVKAGEKIKPEVATMLTRLEIFPLIVGMDLKAVHENGTVFGRDVLAVDEDAILAELGAAARGALGVALEAGWATKQTIVPLIAKAQREALAVGVEAALPEKGVIDLVVAKAYREMLAVARKAPEAADDELKAALSAAPAAAAPAASSGGAKKDEEKEEEKGASEEEAMAGLGALFG; translated from the coding sequence ATGGCTCACGTTGCGAAGTGGAAGAAGGACGAGGTCAAGAGCCTCGTCGACATGCTCCGCGCGAACCCCGTCATCGGCGTCGCCCAGGTGGACGGCATCCCCTCGGCGCAGATGCAGACGATGCGGAAGAACCTCCGCGCGGACGCCACCATCAAGATCGCGAAGTCGACGCTCCTGCGCATCGCGCTCAAGGAGCTCGAGAAGGAGCGGCCCGGCGCCGCGAAGCTCGCGGACGCGATGAACGGGTCCACGGCGCTCATCGCGACGAAGATGAACCCCTTCAAGCTCTACAAGCGCCTCGAGCAGTCGAAGACGAAGGCCCCCGCCCGCGGCGGCGAGACGGCCCCGAGCGACATCGCGGTCGAGAAGGGCGAGACCCAGTTCAAGCCCGGCCCGATCGTCGGCGACCTGCAGAAGGCGGGCATCCCCGCGAAGATCGACAACGGCAAGGTCGTCATCTCCGCGAACAAGGTCCTCGTGAAGGCCGGCGAGAAGATCAAGCCGGAAGTCGCGACGATGCTCACGCGCCTCGAGATCTTCCCGCTCATCGTCGGCATGGACCTCAAGGCCGTCCACGAGAACGGCACGGTCTTCGGCCGCGACGTGCTCGCGGTCGACGAGGACGCGATCCTCGCGGAACTCGGCGCGGCCGCGCGCGGCGCCCTCGGCGTCGCCCTCGAGGCCGGCTGGGCCACGAAGCAGACCATCGTCCCCCTCATCGCCAAGGCGCAGCGCGAGGCGCTCGCGGTCGGCGTCGAGGCGGCGCTCCCCGAGAAGGGCGTCATCGACCTCGTCGTCGCGAAGGCGTACCGCGAGATGCTCGCGGTCGCCCGCAAGGCGCCCGAGGCGGCGGACGACGAGCTCAAGGCGGCCCTGTCCGCGGCTCCGGCCGCGGCGGCGCCTGCGGCCTCGTCCGGCGGCGCGAAGAAGGACGAAGAGAAGGAAGAAGAGAAGGGCGCCTCCGAGGAAGAGGCCATGGCCGGCTTGGGCGCGCTCTTCGGCTGA
- a CDS encoding HD domain-containing protein: MNLADLVLEVVSLKDVDREGWKRVAGAARESVAEHTYGVAALAALLGPDLGVDADRLTRLAVLHDLAEVRTGDITPADGIAPLEKRRREQAALAAMLAPLGPTRAAALEGLAVMDSPEARILKQLDALEMLAQALRQEERGGAAGDLDAFWASGMKKLEHPFLVALGLALEARRP, encoded by the coding sequence ATGAATCTCGCGGACCTCGTCCTCGAGGTTGTCTCCTTGAAGGACGTCGACCGGGAGGGGTGGAAGCGCGTCGCCGGCGCGGCGCGGGAGTCGGTGGCGGAGCACACGTACGGCGTCGCGGCGCTCGCGGCGCTCCTGGGTCCGGACCTGGGGGTCGACGCGGACCGGCTGACGCGGCTCGCGGTGCTGCACGACCTCGCGGAGGTGCGGACGGGGGACATCACGCCGGCGGATGGGATCGCGCCCTTGGAGAAGCGTCGGCGGGAGCAGGCGGCGCTCGCGGCGATGCTCGCGCCGCTCGGGCCCACGCGGGCGGCGGCGCTCGAAGGCCTCGCGGTCATGGATTCGCCGGAGGCCCGCATCCTGAAGCAGCTCGACGCGCTCGAGATGCTCGCGCAGGCGCTCAGGCAGGAGGAGCGCGGCGGCGCTGCGGGCGACCTCGACGCGTTCTGGGCATCGGGCATGAAGAAGCTCGAGCATCCGTTCCTCGTGGCGCTCGGGCTCGCGCTCGAGGCGCGGCGGCCGTGA
- a CDS encoding DUF305 domain-containing protein: MPTAMYGRLAASLAASLVVMYFLAFSQIDRPDHFDLSLSVFWISLSMVAAMGLIMLTTMRRSFPDRRLNLALYVAFGLLLVGAFAAGRFEAAVGDEAFLRSMIPHHSRAIHMCQEAALTDPQIEDLCRRIIEAQREEIAEMERIMARRG, from the coding sequence ATGCCGACGGCGATGTACGGCCGCCTCGCGGCGAGCCTGGCCGCGAGCCTGGTCGTGATGTACTTCCTCGCGTTCTCGCAGATCGACCGTCCGGACCATTTCGACCTCAGCCTCAGCGTGTTCTGGATCTCGCTCTCCATGGTCGCCGCGATGGGCCTCATCATGCTCACGACGATGCGCCGCAGCTTCCCGGACCGCCGCCTGAATCTCGCCCTCTACGTCGCCTTCGGCCTGCTCCTCGTCGGCGCCTTCGCCGCCGGCCGCTTCGAGGCCGCCGTGGGCGACGAGGCCTTCCTCCGATCCATGATCCCGCACCACTCGCGCGCGATCCACATGTGCCAGGAGGCCGCGCTCACCGATCCGCAGATCGAGGACCTCTGCCGACGCATCATCGAGGCGCAGCGCGAGGAGATCGCGGAGATGGAGCGCATCATGGCGCGGCGAGGGTGA
- a CDS encoding 50S ribosomal protein L1 produces the protein MVDRKDISAAIKAALEAAPERKFPESVEIAFNLKNVDLSIPKNRVDEEIQLPKGRGRTPKVAVFAGGELAVKARSVADLVVMPEQIEELAGDKRKARKVANDVQFFVAEAPLMPTIGRTLGTVLGPRGKMPRPIPPAADPAGLVNALKNTVRVRSRDRRTFHTPIGVRTMSVDDLTDNAALVIDRVTKKLERGTFNIASIYVKTTMGPAHEVKVV, from the coding sequence ATGGTCGATCGCAAGGACATCTCGGCCGCCATCAAGGCCGCCCTCGAAGCCGCGCCCGAACGCAAGTTCCCGGAGAGCGTCGAGATCGCGTTCAACCTCAAGAACGTCGATCTGTCGATCCCGAAGAACCGCGTCGACGAGGAAATCCAGCTCCCGAAGGGCCGCGGCCGCACCCCCAAGGTGGCCGTCTTCGCGGGCGGCGAACTGGCGGTCAAGGCCAGGAGCGTCGCCGACCTCGTCGTCATGCCCGAGCAGATCGAGGAGCTCGCGGGCGACAAGCGCAAGGCGCGCAAGGTCGCGAACGACGTGCAGTTCTTCGTCGCCGAGGCGCCCCTCATGCCGACGATCGGCCGCACGCTCGGTACGGTCCTCGGTCCCCGCGGCAAGATGCCGCGCCCGATCCCGCCCGCGGCCGACCCCGCGGGCCTCGTGAACGCGCTCAAGAACACGGTGCGTGTCCGCTCCCGCGACCGCCGCACGTTCCACACGCCGATCGGCGTGCGGACGATGTCCGTCGACGACCTCACGGACAACGCGGCGCTCGTGATCGACCGCGTGACGAAGAAGCTCGAGCGCGGCACGTTCAACATCGCAAGCATCTACGTGAAGACCACCATGGGCCCGGCCCATGAGGTCAAGGTGGTGTAG